The following proteins are encoded in a genomic region of Sphingopyxis sp. YF1:
- a CDS encoding cytochrome P450, giving the protein MTASVDAILSPDTYADPDAMDALFTRLRRDDPVHRVEHPEYRPFWAITKFADIQEVERQPEAFLNAPRTFLRTLAYEERARAATGGNPALLRSLVFMDAPDHAKYRKLTQAWFMPGRIRVLEEELRTLAKEVIDEMAARGGTCDFAADVAPYYPVRVIMRLLGVPRSDEPLILQLTQEIFGSDDPDVQAARTMTASLADTVKVFADYFRDLTADRRRHPADDLATLFAQAEIDGRPMADHESVSYYILVATAGHDTTSSSIAGGLLALIKHPGELQRLRADASLWPGAVDEMVRWVSPVRHFFRTATKDYDLRGKRIAAGDSLMLCYPSANRDEEAFEDPFAFRVDRPANRHIAFGYGPHLCLGMHMARMEMRIFYEELLRRIADVELAGDPAWLASTNVGGLKRLPIRFTMA; this is encoded by the coding sequence ATGACGGCGAGCGTTGATGCGATCCTCTCGCCCGATACCTATGCCGATCCGGACGCGATGGATGCGCTGTTTACCCGGCTCCGCCGCGACGATCCGGTCCACCGCGTCGAGCATCCCGAATACCGGCCCTTCTGGGCGATCACCAAATTCGCCGATATCCAGGAGGTCGAGCGGCAGCCCGAGGCGTTCCTCAATGCCCCGCGCACCTTCCTGCGCACGCTCGCTTATGAGGAGCGGGCGCGTGCGGCGACCGGCGGCAATCCCGCGCTGCTGCGCAGCCTCGTCTTCATGGATGCGCCCGACCACGCCAAATATCGCAAGCTGACGCAGGCGTGGTTCATGCCGGGACGGATCAGGGTGCTCGAGGAGGAGTTGCGCACGCTCGCCAAGGAGGTGATCGACGAGATGGCCGCGCGCGGCGGAACCTGCGATTTCGCGGCCGATGTCGCGCCCTATTACCCCGTGCGCGTCATCATGCGCCTGTTGGGCGTGCCGCGATCCGACGAGCCGCTGATCCTGCAACTGACGCAGGAAATCTTCGGGTCGGACGATCCCGACGTGCAGGCGGCGCGCACGATGACCGCCAGCCTCGCCGACACGGTCAAGGTCTTCGCCGACTATTTCCGCGACCTCACCGCCGATCGCCGCCGCCATCCCGCCGACGATCTGGCGACCTTGTTCGCACAGGCCGAGATCGACGGCCGGCCGATGGCGGACCATGAAAGCGTCTCCTATTACATCCTTGTCGCGACGGCGGGGCACGACACGACGAGCTCAAGCATAGCGGGCGGGTTGCTCGCGCTGATCAAGCATCCCGGCGAATTGCAGCGGCTGCGCGCCGACGCCTCGCTATGGCCCGGTGCGGTCGACGAGATGGTGCGCTGGGTGTCCCCCGTCCGCCATTTCTTCCGGACCGCGACCAAGGATTATGACCTGCGCGGCAAGCGCATCGCGGCCGGCGACAGCCTGATGCTGTGCTACCCCAGCGCGAACCGCGACGAGGAAGCGTTCGAAGACCCGTTCGCCTTTCGCGTCGACCGGCCCGCGAACAGGCACATCGCCTTCGGCTACGGCCCGCACCTCTGCCTCGGCATGCATATGGCGCGCATGGAGATGCGGATCTTCTATGAGGAGTTGCTGCGCCGGATCGCCGATGTCGAATTGGCCGGCGATCCGGCATGGCTCGCCTCGACGAATGTCGGCGGGCTGAAACGTCTCCCCATTCGCTTCACCATGGCGTGA
- a CDS encoding acyltransferase family protein has translation MRARQRHRSSDGSLVIVPELRRPSTASDYRADIDGLRGVAILLVLACHIRVPFFSGGYVGVDIFFVISGFLITRQLLRERDGRGRIDVADFYARRIRRLFPALALVVAATLVAGFVLLLPDEQGPLAQSAVMSLLFAANIHFWQAGTGYFDPATVLMPLKHLWTLGVEEQFYVIWPLALSGLAALSRRHNWRDTTALAILLSIIFLSSLALSIALGASRAAFFLIPSRAWELAAGCLLALARPVDAGAARWFGPVGLAAIVAAVATFGPQTPFPSWRALLPVLGGVAIIAAGMTDPRAFVPRLLSTRWLVWLGTISYGWYLLHWPMLAFARILWGGEMHVVRDSALVLLPLALAAAMHRWVETPVRMRRVAGFRSNAATMTSGGVLLGAGLTLGAALWISAAQPSPPGSLLAQYREARRGAARDFPFCDGAAPCEFGAPRGNPALLLWGDSHAAQLSPALDVAGRQAGVRILVRTKGACSPGGSPAGVRAADPRWMACAAFLDRVRNELPLLQRREGVRGVLFAGGWDAAQAGWDRALAADIDLAHRRMLAVVIARDVPLHSKNFLRCAVRRGVAECAEPGARIIGRSAAVDKAIDAIVASRPDVRIWSPIDALCPGHHCPAAIEGRLLYRNQGHLTRAGASRLAPSLLPILPAISEPRGQPEPRSNLSVRHHP, from the coding sequence GTGCGTGCGCGACAGCGACATCGATCATCCGACGGGAGCCTCGTCATCGTTCCGGAACTCAGGCGGCCTTCGACTGCATCCGACTACCGGGCCGATATCGACGGCTTGCGCGGCGTGGCGATCTTGCTGGTGCTCGCATGCCATATTCGCGTTCCCTTTTTTTCGGGTGGCTATGTCGGAGTCGACATCTTCTTCGTCATCTCGGGTTTCCTGATCACGCGCCAGCTTCTGCGCGAGCGGGACGGGCGCGGTCGTATCGACGTTGCGGATTTTTACGCGCGGCGCATCAGGCGACTGTTTCCCGCGCTTGCTCTTGTTGTCGCGGCGACCCTGGTTGCCGGTTTCGTGCTGCTCCTCCCCGACGAACAGGGCCCGCTTGCGCAGTCGGCCGTCATGTCGCTGCTCTTCGCTGCCAATATCCATTTCTGGCAGGCTGGAACGGGGTATTTTGATCCGGCGACCGTTCTGATGCCGCTCAAGCACCTGTGGACGCTGGGTGTCGAAGAGCAATTCTACGTCATCTGGCCGCTTGCGCTGTCGGGGCTGGCGGCGCTGTCGCGGCGACATAACTGGCGGGACACGACGGCTCTTGCGATACTGCTTTCAATCATATTCCTGTCGTCGCTCGCGCTTTCGATTGCGCTCGGCGCTTCGCGCGCCGCCTTTTTCCTGATCCCGTCGCGTGCCTGGGAACTCGCGGCGGGATGCCTGCTCGCGCTCGCGCGCCCGGTCGACGCGGGCGCCGCCCGCTGGTTTGGCCCCGTCGGACTGGCGGCGATCGTTGCGGCGGTCGCGACCTTCGGTCCACAGACGCCCTTTCCTTCGTGGCGTGCCCTGTTGCCCGTCCTGGGGGGCGTTGCGATCATCGCTGCGGGAATGACCGATCCTCGCGCGTTCGTTCCGCGCCTTCTGTCGACACGCTGGCTCGTCTGGTTGGGAACGATTTCCTATGGCTGGTATCTTCTGCACTGGCCCATGCTGGCATTCGCGCGCATCTTGTGGGGCGGTGAAATGCACGTGGTGCGCGATTCCGCGCTCGTTTTGCTGCCGTTGGCGCTCGCCGCGGCGATGCACCGATGGGTCGAAACGCCGGTAAGGATGCGGCGCGTCGCGGGCTTTCGCAGCAACGCCGCCACGATGACGAGCGGGGGTGTCTTGCTCGGCGCTGGTCTGACACTGGGCGCCGCGCTCTGGATCTCGGCTGCACAGCCAAGTCCCCCCGGATCGCTGCTCGCGCAATATCGTGAGGCCCGGCGCGGCGCGGCGCGGGACTTTCCCTTCTGCGACGGTGCGGCGCCATGCGAGTTCGGCGCGCCGCGCGGCAACCCGGCTCTGCTGCTATGGGGCGATTCGCATGCGGCGCAGCTTTCGCCCGCGCTCGATGTCGCGGGACGGCAGGCCGGTGTGCGTATCCTCGTGCGGACGAAGGGAGCCTGTTCGCCGGGCGGGTCTCCAGCGGGCGTTCGCGCAGCCGATCCGCGCTGGATGGCATGCGCCGCGTTTCTGGATCGCGTGCGGAACGAACTGCCGCTGTTGCAGCGCCGCGAAGGGGTGCGCGGCGTGCTTTTCGCCGGCGGTTGGGACGCGGCGCAGGCCGGATGGGACCGGGCGCTCGCGGCGGACATCGATCTGGCGCATCGTCGGATGCTGGCCGTGGTGATTGCGCGTGACGTCCCGCTTCATTCGAAGAACTTCCTCCGCTGCGCTGTCCGCCGCGGAGTGGCCGAGTGCGCAGAGCCAGGCGCGCGCATCATCGGCCGGTCGGCGGCGGTGGACAAGGCGATCGATGCCATTGTCGCGTCGCGCCCCGATGTCCGGATATGGTCGCCGATAGATGCTTTGTGTCCGGGGCACCATTGCCCAGCCGCGATCGAGGGCCGACTGCTGTATCGCAATCAGGGGCATCTGACGCGCGCCGGTGCGTCGCGCCTTGCACCTTCCCTGCTGCCGATTTTGCCGGCGATTTCGGAGCCACGAGGCCAGCCGGAACCGCGCAGCAACCTTTCCGTTCGTCATCATCCATAA
- a CDS encoding CoA transferase — protein MSVERPLAGLTVVDLVEGPLAPITRYLAELGARVDRFVPATGAFADIAANAGKTVHAGPVTNTALRAADIIVAPASAAIDRDALAAARPALVLMDVSPFGTGNDLSDWQASDAVLHALSGTLSRSGIRGRAPLLPPGELAWQCAAAQGAYVVLAACYRAQRTGRGDRIDFSALDGAMQALDPGYGINGSATMGRPAHLLSRDRPAKGTQYPIFACADGQVRICLLAPRQWQGMFRWMGEPAAFAAPEFAKINVRQQSEALQDALAAFFATRTRALLEAEGQAHGVPIAALLSFDEFAASEQAAARRVLTDVARTDGGRVKLPDGMLTIDGVRMGPHHPAGAAGVPPPGGEDVARPFEGLKVIDLGVIVVGAEAGRMFADGGADVIKIESTAFPDGTRQSYLPYGLSASFAAGHRNKRSLGLDLRSDAGRALFLDLVRQADVLLSNFKPGTMDSLGLGADILAATNPRLVTADSSAFGATGPWAQRLGYGPLVRAATGLTGMWRYADDPDSFSDAVTVYPDHVAGRISALGALALLIRRRRTGRGGAASVSQAEVMLAQFAALLDPAGNPAESASTMFPAAGDDEWCVVTRDDGDDDKVLALLPGEAATLADWIAAREPMAAAAALQRAGIAAAPMLRVGDLPDSAYCRARGAYRTDVHPHLVEPVISERRTAAFADAPDPAARPAPLIGEQTREVVAEWLGLDADAIAALVESGTLQPTEASVFAAIDAHRGTATGS, from the coding sequence ATGAGCGTGGAGCGCCCGCTGGCCGGCCTGACCGTCGTCGACCTGGTCGAAGGCCCGCTCGCGCCGATCACGCGCTACCTTGCCGAACTCGGCGCGCGCGTCGACCGCTTCGTGCCCGCAACGGGCGCGTTCGCCGATATCGCAGCCAATGCCGGCAAGACCGTCCACGCGGGGCCGGTGACTAATACCGCGCTGCGCGCCGCCGATATCATCGTCGCGCCCGCGAGCGCAGCGATCGACCGCGACGCGCTCGCCGCCGCCCGACCCGCGCTGGTGCTGATGGACGTCAGTCCGTTCGGAACCGGCAACGACCTCAGCGACTGGCAGGCCAGCGATGCCGTGCTCCACGCGCTGTCGGGGACGCTGTCGCGGTCGGGCATCCGCGGCCGCGCGCCGCTGTTGCCCCCCGGCGAGCTCGCCTGGCAGTGTGCGGCGGCGCAAGGGGCCTATGTCGTGCTGGCCGCCTGTTACCGCGCCCAGCGCACGGGGCGCGGCGACCGCATCGACTTTTCGGCGCTCGACGGCGCGATGCAGGCACTCGACCCCGGATATGGTATCAACGGCAGCGCGACGATGGGGCGCCCGGCGCACCTGCTGTCGCGCGACCGCCCCGCGAAGGGCACCCAATATCCGATCTTCGCCTGCGCCGACGGACAGGTCCGCATCTGCCTGCTCGCGCCGCGCCAGTGGCAGGGCATGTTCCGCTGGATGGGCGAACCGGCAGCCTTTGCCGCGCCCGAGTTCGCGAAGATCAACGTCCGCCAGCAGTCCGAAGCCCTGCAGGACGCGCTTGCGGCCTTCTTTGCGACGCGCACGCGCGCGCTTCTTGAGGCCGAGGGCCAGGCGCACGGGGTGCCGATCGCCGCGCTGCTCAGCTTCGACGAATTCGCGGCGAGCGAACAGGCCGCGGCGCGGCGAGTGCTGACAGACGTCGCGCGGACCGATGGCGGCAGGGTCAAACTGCCCGACGGAATGCTGACGATCGACGGCGTGCGCATGGGGCCGCACCACCCGGCCGGCGCGGCCGGCGTCCCGCCTCCCGGCGGCGAGGATGTCGCCCGACCTTTCGAGGGACTCAAGGTGATCGACCTCGGCGTGATCGTGGTCGGCGCCGAAGCGGGGCGGATGTTCGCCGACGGCGGCGCCGACGTGATCAAGATCGAAAGCACCGCCTTTCCTGACGGAACGCGCCAATCCTACCTGCCCTACGGGCTGTCGGCGAGCTTTGCGGCGGGGCACCGGAACAAGCGCAGCCTTGGCCTCGATCTGCGCAGCGACGCGGGACGCGCGCTGTTCCTCGACCTCGTGCGCCAGGCCGATGTGCTGCTGTCCAATTTCAAGCCGGGCACGATGGATTCGCTCGGGCTGGGCGCCGACATATTGGCGGCGACCAATCCGCGGCTGGTGACCGCAGACAGCTCGGCTTTCGGCGCGACCGGGCCGTGGGCGCAGCGGCTCGGCTACGGCCCGCTCGTGCGCGCGGCGACGGGCCTCACTGGCATGTGGCGCTACGCCGACGACCCCGACAGCTTCAGCGACGCGGTCACCGTATACCCCGATCATGTCGCGGGACGGATCAGCGCGCTTGGCGCGCTAGCGCTGCTCATCCGGCGGCGGCGCACGGGCCGAGGCGGCGCGGCAAGCGTGTCGCAGGCAGAGGTGATGCTCGCGCAGTTCGCGGCGCTGCTCGATCCCGCAGGAAACCCCGCCGAATCGGCGTCGACGATGTTCCCCGCCGCGGGCGACGACGAATGGTGCGTGGTGACGCGCGACGACGGCGACGACGACAAGGTGCTCGCCTTGTTGCCGGGCGAGGCCGCGACGCTCGCCGACTGGATCGCGGCGCGCGAGCCGATGGCGGCGGCGGCGGCCCTGCAGCGCGCGGGCATCGCCGCGGCGCCGATGCTGCGTGTCGGCGACCTGCCGGACTCGGCCTATTGCCGCGCGCGCGGCGCCTATCGCACCGACGTGCACCCGCACCTCGTCGAACCGGTCATCTCCGAACGACGCACCGCCGCCTTCGCCGATGCCCCCGATCCCGCGGCGCGCCCCGCCCCGCTGATCGGCGAGCAGACGCGCGAGGTCGTCGCCGAATGGCTGGGGCTTGACGCGGACGCGATCGCCGCGCTGGTCGAGAGCGGGACGCTCCAGCCGACCGAAGCGTCGGTCTTCGCCGCGATCGATGCCCACCGGGGAACGGCGACCGGTTCGTAG
- a CDS encoding GFA family protein: MSQAEIEGGCNCGAVRYRLSGPPMAVAVCHCSNCRRQSGSAFSVNVVVRADAMALTGDLATWEDRDTESGQPVLRQFCATCGSPIRSLSAASPKVAIVKAGTADDPGAFVPAIHVWTASALPWVDIPASLPQFARNPQ, from the coding sequence ATGTCGCAGGCCGAAATCGAGGGCGGATGCAATTGCGGGGCGGTGCGCTACCGCCTGTCGGGTCCGCCGATGGCGGTCGCGGTATGCCATTGCAGCAATTGCCGCCGCCAGTCGGGCAGCGCCTTTTCGGTCAATGTCGTCGTGCGCGCCGACGCGATGGCACTCACGGGCGATCTGGCAACATGGGAAGATCGGGACACCGAAAGCGGCCAGCCCGTGCTCCGCCAATTCTGCGCGACGTGCGGATCGCCGATCCGGTCGCTGTCGGCCGCGTCGCCCAAGGTCGCGATCGTCAAGGCGGGCACCGCCGACGATCCCGGGGCATTCGTCCCGGCCATCCATGTCTGGACCGCTTCGGCGCTCCCATGGGTCGACATCCCCGCCAGCTTGCCGCAATTCGCGCGCAACCCGCAATGA
- a CDS encoding aldehyde dehydrogenase family protein, translated as MSSNFPMTIDGRAVEAAATLDVRNPATGAVFAQAPDASAADLDAAVAAAARAFPGWRDTSPAERKACLVKAAEAIEAHADELAALFVKEQGRPLPGAKMEILGAAMWMKATTMLDIPVDVTEDSDTRRIEVHHVPLGVVCGIVPWNFPVLLASWKIGPALMAGNTLVLKPSPFTPLCTLRIGELVRDIFPAGVINIISGGDALGPLMTAHPGFAKISFTGSTATGRRVMESAAKDLKRITLELGGNDAAIVLPDVDVDAVAEQLFEGAFHNTAQVCVATKRLYIHADIYDRLRDRLHQLARELPVGDGAEQGNRYGPIQNEPQYRRVLALLDDARANGLTLLEGGSVPDQGYFVPLTLVDNPPEDSRVVVEEAFGPVLPLLKFTDIDDVVARANDTEYGLAGAVWSGDVAAATAIAHRLDTGTVWINQNLQSTPFTPLAGAKQSGFGQENGVPGLLEFTRPKAIFIPKAA; from the coding sequence ATGAGCAGCAATTTCCCGATGACGATCGACGGCCGCGCTGTGGAGGCGGCCGCCACCCTCGACGTGCGCAATCCCGCGACGGGTGCGGTATTCGCGCAGGCGCCCGACGCCTCCGCCGCCGATCTCGACGCCGCGGTCGCCGCTGCAGCCCGCGCCTTTCCCGGCTGGCGCGATACGTCGCCAGCCGAACGCAAGGCGTGCCTCGTCAAGGCCGCCGAGGCGATCGAGGCGCACGCCGACGAACTCGCCGCGCTGTTCGTCAAGGAACAGGGGCGTCCGCTTCCCGGCGCGAAGATGGAAATCCTCGGCGCCGCGATGTGGATGAAGGCGACGACGATGCTCGACATCCCCGTCGACGTCACCGAAGACAGCGACACGCGCCGGATCGAGGTGCATCATGTCCCGCTGGGGGTCGTGTGCGGCATCGTTCCGTGGAATTTCCCGGTGCTGCTCGCATCGTGGAAGATCGGCCCGGCGCTGATGGCGGGGAACACGCTCGTTCTCAAACCCTCGCCCTTCACCCCGCTCTGTACCTTGCGCATCGGCGAACTGGTCCGCGACATTTTTCCGGCCGGCGTCATCAACATCATCAGCGGCGGCGATGCGCTCGGCCCGCTGATGACCGCGCATCCGGGCTTTGCAAAGATCAGCTTCACCGGTTCGACCGCGACCGGGCGCCGCGTGATGGAATCGGCGGCGAAGGATCTGAAACGCATCACGCTCGAACTCGGCGGCAACGACGCCGCGATCGTGCTGCCCGACGTCGATGTCGACGCGGTGGCGGAGCAGTTGTTCGAGGGCGCCTTTCACAATACGGCGCAGGTCTGCGTCGCGACCAAGCGGCTCTACATCCATGCCGACATCTACGACCGGCTGCGCGACCGGCTGCATCAGCTCGCCAGGGAGTTGCCGGTTGGCGACGGGGCCGAGCAGGGCAATCGTTACGGCCCGATCCAGAACGAGCCGCAATATCGCCGGGTGCTCGCGCTCCTCGATGATGCGCGTGCGAACGGGCTGACGTTGCTCGAAGGCGGTTCGGTGCCCGATCAAGGCTATTTTGTGCCGCTGACGCTGGTCGACAATCCGCCCGAGGACAGCCGCGTCGTCGTCGAAGAGGCGTTCGGGCCGGTGCTGCCGCTCCTGAAATTCACCGACATCGACGATGTCGTCGCGCGCGCCAACGACACCGAATATGGTCTTGCGGGCGCGGTATGGTCCGGCGACGTCGCGGCGGCGACAGCGATCGCGCACCGGCTTGACACCGGCACCGTCTGGATCAACCAGAATCTCCAGTCGACACCCTTCACCCCGCTTGCAGGGGCGAAGCAGTCGGGCTTCGGTCAGGAGAATGGCGTGCCGGGTCTGCTCGAATTCACCCGCCCCAAGGCGATCTTCATTCCGAAAGCGGCCTGA
- a CDS encoding acyl-CoA dehydrogenase family protein, translated as MQLSAQDEAFREEVRAFFAAELTPELRRAGKLMTSVYADHESQMAWQEKLHAKGWAAPAWPVEHGGCDWSVVQHHIFASERVRAGAPPVSPMGIKMCGPAIIGFGTDEQKAFFLPRMLNGEHFWCQGYSEPGAGSDLAALQMKAVRDGDDLVCTGTKIWTTHANVANWIFCLVRTTKTERKQQGITFLLIDMTSPGIEVRPIIMASGEHIQNQIFFDNVRVPVANVLGEIDNGWTVAKYLLEFERGGSAYAPEIEVALDELAQQVAAQPAGPARTLLDVRIAEARIRCDILARLESDILSRLSAGAPTGADASMMKILGTELQQRVTELALDAAGPLARAFQPGIAMPGGPIPGHILDDYCSGDVWQAIAPLHYLNERASSIYAGTNEIQRGILAKAELGL; from the coding sequence ATGCAGCTCAGCGCGCAGGACGAGGCATTCCGCGAAGAGGTTCGCGCTTTCTTCGCCGCCGAGCTGACGCCCGAGCTGCGCCGCGCGGGCAAGCTGATGACGTCGGTCTATGCCGACCATGAATCGCAAATGGCCTGGCAGGAAAAGCTGCATGCCAAGGGTTGGGCGGCGCCCGCCTGGCCGGTGGAGCATGGCGGCTGCGACTGGAGCGTCGTCCAGCACCATATCTTCGCGAGCGAGCGCGTCCGCGCCGGCGCGCCGCCGGTGTCGCCGATGGGGATCAAGATGTGCGGCCCCGCGATCATCGGCTTCGGCACCGACGAGCAAAAGGCGTTCTTCCTGCCGCGGATGCTGAACGGCGAGCATTTCTGGTGCCAGGGCTATTCCGAACCCGGCGCGGGGTCGGACCTCGCCGCGCTCCAGATGAAGGCGGTGCGCGACGGCGACGACCTTGTCTGCACCGGCACGAAAATCTGGACCACGCACGCGAACGTCGCGAACTGGATCTTCTGCCTCGTCCGCACGACGAAGACCGAACGCAAGCAGCAGGGCATCACCTTCCTGCTGATCGACATGACGTCGCCGGGGATCGAAGTGCGCCCGATTATCATGGCATCGGGCGAGCATATCCAGAACCAGATTTTCTTCGACAATGTCCGTGTGCCGGTCGCGAATGTCCTGGGCGAAATCGACAATGGCTGGACGGTCGCCAAATATCTGCTCGAATTCGAACGCGGCGGCAGCGCCTATGCGCCCGAGATCGAGGTCGCGCTCGACGAACTGGCGCAGCAGGTCGCGGCGCAGCCGGCGGGCCCCGCGCGCACGTTGCTCGACGTGCGGATCGCCGAAGCGCGCATCCGCTGCGATATCCTCGCCCGGCTCGAAAGCGATATCCTCTCGCGCCTGTCGGCGGGCGCGCCGACCGGCGCCGATGCCTCGATGATGAAAATCCTCGGCACCGAATTGCAGCAGCGCGTGACCGAACTCGCGTTGGATGCCGCGGGGCCGCTCGCCCGCGCATTCCAGCCCGGCATCGCGATGCCCGGCGGTCCGATCCCCGGCCACATTCTCGACGATTATTGCAGCGGCGACGTGTGGCAGGCGATCGCGCCGCTCCATTACCTCAACGAACGCGCGAGCAGCATCTACGCCGGGACGAACGAGATCCAGCGCGGGATTTTGGCGAAGGCGGAACTGGGTCTCTAA
- a CDS encoding acyl-CoA dehydrogenase family protein, which yields MELKDALAARFDRLKSGDDGWQALADAGVLGLPFAEAHGGLGLPPRDGFAVLEVLGPRAIALPYLECVLLAGILLDRAGGDAAARWLPRVTAGEAKLALASIDDREPARAAIDAAGWRLSGGKLLSIGAAEADAVIVTAHTNDGPAAFLIEREALAMKAYPTIDGRRAADLLLDDVTVPADARLAVEPEDIADILDLGAAAIAAEAAAIMARLVADTRDYCVQREQFGKAISSFQVVQHRLVDMHIEARRAAAAAALAADALDLDPAGRTKAISAAKVTIADAGRFVGQNAVQLHGGMGMTEELPVSALFKRLTVIESEYGTRDEHLARYMALG from the coding sequence ATGGAATTGAAGGATGCCCTCGCCGCACGGTTCGACCGGCTGAAGTCCGGTGACGACGGCTGGCAGGCACTGGCCGATGCGGGCGTACTCGGCCTGCCCTTCGCCGAAGCGCATGGCGGGCTGGGCCTGCCGCCGCGCGACGGCTTTGCGGTGCTGGAGGTGCTCGGACCGAGGGCGATCGCCCTGCCCTATCTCGAATGCGTGCTGCTCGCGGGCATCCTGCTCGACCGTGCGGGCGGCGATGCGGCGGCGCGCTGGCTGCCGCGCGTCACCGCGGGCGAGGCGAAGCTGGCCCTTGCATCGATCGACGACCGCGAGCCCGCGCGCGCGGCGATCGACGCCGCAGGCTGGCGCCTGTCGGGCGGCAAGCTGCTGTCCATCGGTGCAGCCGAGGCCGATGCGGTGATCGTGACTGCCCATACCAACGACGGTCCCGCCGCCTTCCTGATCGAACGCGAAGCACTGGCGATGAAGGCCTATCCGACGATCGACGGCCGCCGCGCCGCCGACCTGCTGCTCGACGATGTGACGGTCCCGGCCGACGCGCGACTGGCGGTCGAGCCCGAAGATATCGCAGACATTCTCGATCTGGGCGCCGCCGCCATCGCCGCCGAAGCGGCCGCGATCATGGCGCGGCTCGTTGCCGATACGCGCGATTACTGCGTCCAGCGCGAACAGTTCGGGAAAGCGATCTCAAGCTTTCAGGTCGTGCAGCACCGGCTGGTCGACATGCATATCGAGGCACGCCGTGCCGCTGCCGCCGCGGCGCTGGCTGCCGACGCGCTCGACCTCGATCCGGCCGGACGCACGAAGGCGATCAGCGCCGCCAAGGTCACGATCGCCGACGCCGGGCGCTTCGTCGGGCAAAATGCGGTGCAGTTGCACGGCGGCATGGGCATGACCGAAGAGCTTCCGGTGTCGGCGCTGTTCAAGCGGCTGACGGTGATCGAAAGCGAATATGGCACGCGCGACGAGCATCTGGCGCGCTACATGGCGCTGGGCTGA